The following proteins are encoded in a genomic region of Mycobacterium kiyosense:
- a CDS encoding acyl-CoA dehydrogenase codes for MNTELPQDITDFAAVAAKRLARLGGPQAAIRAETDDTVRQSARDALTELGAFELDVRSGSDDLLAAAALCRAAGAAALPYPLVEELLAIDGARLALVNPAAPRIDHGDLPGGWIAADLDGIRYPVQPGVRPGAKLGPFLTPATLGAPDGAVAAADVNLHLVLGSWRILGAVQRALDIATEHVQARVQFGRPLADFQAVRFSVADASVAVRGLHELAKYTLCRPESVALQVLSADALVLRLKAAETARQVLRTAHQLLGALGFCDESDVSVLDRHTQPLIRLPLGPEALSLRLIPDVRKGHLETLFSGRVSA; via the coding sequence ATGAATACCGAACTGCCACAAGACATCACCGACTTCGCGGCCGTCGCCGCCAAGCGCCTGGCCCGGCTCGGCGGGCCGCAGGCGGCGATCCGCGCCGAGACCGACGACACCGTGCGGCAGTCGGCGCGCGACGCCCTGACCGAGCTCGGCGCGTTCGAACTCGACGTCCGCTCCGGTTCGGACGATCTGCTGGCCGCGGCGGCGCTGTGCCGAGCCGCGGGTGCCGCGGCCCTGCCTTATCCGCTCGTCGAGGAACTGCTGGCGATCGACGGCGCCCGGCTGGCGTTGGTGAACCCCGCCGCCCCCCGCATCGACCACGGCGATCTGCCCGGCGGCTGGATCGCCGCCGACCTGGACGGCATCCGCTACCCGGTACAGCCCGGCGTGCGCCCCGGCGCCAAGCTGGGGCCTTTCCTGACGCCGGCCACTCTGGGCGCCCCCGACGGAGCCGTTGCAGCGGCCGACGTTAATCTTCATCTCGTGCTGGGATCATGGCGGATTCTGGGTGCGGTGCAGCGGGCGCTGGACATCGCCACCGAGCATGTACAGGCGCGGGTGCAGTTCGGCAGGCCGCTGGCCGACTTCCAGGCCGTCAGATTCTCCGTCGCCGACGCGTCGGTCGCGGTGCGCGGCCTCCACGAACTGGCCAAATACACCCTTTGCCGTCCGGAATCGGTTGCGCTGCAAGTTCTTTCGGCTGACGCCCTGGTGTTACGGCTGAAAGCGGCCGAGACTGCGCGGCAGGTGTTGCGCACCGCCCACCAGCTGCTGGGCGCACTCGGGTTCTGCGACGAGTCCGACGTCAGCGTGCTGGACCGGCACACCCAGCCGCTGATCCGGCTGCCCCTGGGTCCCGAAGCGCTGAGCCTGCGGCTGATCCCCGACGTGCGCAAGGGACATCTGGAGACGCTGTTCAGCGGGCGCGTATCGGCATGA
- a CDS encoding putative acid-CoA ligase, producing the protein MSTQPVSAGTAPNPFANGIPFGDKLRELAGERGDDTAVTIVALDGTAESLTFGELEARANQWGRALAGHGAQTGSLVALAIPNSIHLVLAALGCWKIGAVPIPMHWDLPEWERGRVRAVIDPVVVVDETTRWELDELAAASSRSPLPTAVSPTANGICSSGSTGVPKVILNLAPSLWIPEQGEPFLSNWTPVAKPQRIMVPAPMYHTNGFATFLMLLSGDHLVILEKFDAHLFVDTIERYRITNFTATPTMLARVAALPDIRQRDLSSIVFILQGAAVMPPSLLRTWFELLSPEQIVTAYGMTENLGLTALRGDEWLTHPGSVGRGFRDTEIRILDADKNPLGPGEEGDIYLRAPMSAGYRYLGGAPPLPSTEDGFRSAGDIGRLDEDGFLYITDRRADMIVSGGANVFPAEVESALSGHPDIADVVVIGLSDPQWGRRVHAVVQVSAHAAQPPTEQQLIDYAKSRLAHYKAPKTVEFVDHIPRTAATKVNRSAMIAAREGSNTGSKTS; encoded by the coding sequence ATGAGCACCCAACCCGTCAGCGCGGGTACCGCCCCCAACCCGTTCGCCAACGGAATCCCGTTCGGCGACAAGCTGCGCGAGCTCGCCGGGGAGCGGGGCGACGACACCGCGGTGACCATTGTCGCGCTGGACGGTACCGCCGAGTCGCTGACCTTCGGCGAACTCGAGGCCCGCGCCAACCAATGGGGACGCGCCCTGGCCGGACACGGTGCGCAGACGGGTTCGCTTGTTGCCCTTGCCATCCCGAACTCGATCCACCTGGTGCTGGCCGCGCTCGGGTGCTGGAAGATCGGGGCGGTACCGATACCGATGCACTGGGACCTGCCGGAGTGGGAACGGGGCCGGGTGCGCGCGGTCATCGACCCCGTGGTGGTGGTCGACGAGACCACCCGCTGGGAGCTGGACGAACTGGCCGCCGCCTCGTCCCGAAGTCCTTTGCCCACAGCGGTTTCCCCGACCGCCAACGGTATCTGCAGCAGCGGGTCCACCGGCGTGCCGAAGGTGATCCTGAACCTGGCGCCCTCGCTGTGGATACCCGAACAGGGCGAACCCTTCCTGTCGAACTGGACGCCGGTGGCCAAGCCGCAGCGGATCATGGTGCCCGCGCCGATGTATCACACCAACGGTTTCGCCACCTTCCTGATGCTGCTCAGCGGCGACCACCTGGTGATCCTGGAGAAATTCGACGCCCACCTGTTCGTCGACACCATCGAGCGCTACCGGATCACCAATTTCACGGCCACGCCGACGATGCTGGCGCGGGTGGCCGCGCTGCCCGACATCCGGCAGCGCGACCTGTCCAGCATCGTGTTCATCCTGCAGGGAGCCGCGGTGATGCCGCCGTCGCTGCTGCGCACTTGGTTCGAACTACTCAGCCCCGAACAGATCGTGACCGCCTACGGCATGACCGAGAACCTCGGGCTGACCGCGCTGCGCGGCGACGAGTGGCTGACCCATCCGGGCAGCGTCGGCCGCGGCTTCCGAGACACCGAGATCCGCATCCTGGACGCCGACAAGAACCCGTTGGGCCCGGGCGAAGAAGGCGACATCTATCTGCGCGCGCCGATGAGCGCCGGCTACCGCTATCTGGGCGGGGCGCCGCCGCTGCCGTCCACCGAGGACGGGTTCCGCTCGGCCGGCGACATCGGCCGTCTCGACGAGGACGGCTTCCTCTACATCACCGACCGGCGCGCCGACATGATCGTCAGCGGCGGCGCCAATGTGTTTCCCGCCGAGGTGGAGTCCGCGCTGTCCGGACACCCTGACATCGCCGACGTCGTCGTCATCGGCCTGTCCGACCCGCAATGGGGCCGCCGGGTGCACGCCGTGGTTCAGGTGTCGGCGCACGCCGCGCAACCGCCGACCGAACAACAGCTGATCGACTACGCCAAGAGCCGCCTGGCCCACTACAAAGCGCCCAAAACGGTCGAGTTCGTCGACCACATCCCGCGCACGGCGGCGACCAAGGTCAACCGGTCGGCGATGATCGCCGCGCGAGAGGGCTCGAACACCGGCTCGAAAACCAGCTAG
- the eccA3 gene encoding ESX-3 secretion system protein EccA3 yields MPGTRDAQRVFDAGVLSLGIPIDGLETDRDVQYAALAFKRATEHDPQMCDAWLGRAAAGDTSSEVLYNLWRTSKENLNREQRRLGLPRRALCGRFQTGLYLDYTLSTLTEVWLAYAASMIAGKDFDEAERVLDELDTMRRSMPDCDAENAEICAYIRAVLHFTTQRWPDVLTALANSTSFTDEYIAAGANLMVGSACAQMGLFGEGIRRLDLAIDGPIPAASRAAEFCKGLTLREMGKEPEARTIFERIYSEEPGFEANAAALHDPKFRLIISTKNDIDSRTDKWDPTTARSAREVDAEAMNERGNEYLRAAQLELDRQIGLADVKLQVAKLRSAAQLAKVREGKGLSAAARSLHLAFTGPPGTGKTTIARVVAQVYCGLGLLKTPAVVEAKRADFVGEHLGSTAIKTSALIDTAMDGVLFIDEAYTLIQTGLAGGDAFGREAVDTLLARMENDRDRLVVIIAGYDAEIDRFLASNEGMASRFTKRIRFASYNPTELGDIGRLIAKTRDSELTDGAYEELVAACKRLYENQSVDDTGQLRRDIDLVGNGRFVRNVIETAEEEREFRLSERQDVSVEDLDETELMRIELSDMRTALENVLGMSNRLTSRTF; encoded by the coding sequence ATGCCTGGCACCAGGGACGCTCAGCGGGTCTTCGACGCCGGGGTGTTGTCACTGGGCATCCCCATCGATGGGCTGGAGACCGATCGCGACGTTCAGTACGCGGCGTTGGCGTTCAAACGCGCCACCGAGCACGACCCGCAGATGTGTGACGCCTGGCTGGGACGGGCCGCAGCCGGTGACACCAGCAGCGAAGTGCTCTACAACCTGTGGCGTACCAGCAAGGAGAACCTGAACCGCGAGCAGCGGCGGCTCGGGCTGCCGCGACGGGCGCTGTGCGGCCGCTTTCAGACGGGGTTGTACCTGGACTACACGCTGAGCACGCTCACCGAGGTGTGGCTGGCGTACGCGGCCAGCATGATCGCCGGCAAGGACTTTGACGAGGCCGAGCGGGTGCTCGACGAACTGGACACCATGCGCCGGTCGATGCCCGACTGCGACGCCGAGAATGCCGAGATCTGTGCCTACATCCGCGCGGTGCTGCACTTCACTACCCAGCGCTGGCCGGATGTGCTTACCGCACTTGCCAATTCGACATCGTTCACCGACGAGTACATTGCCGCGGGGGCCAACCTGATGGTGGGCTCGGCGTGCGCTCAGATGGGCTTGTTCGGGGAAGGTATTCGCCGGCTCGACCTGGCGATCGACGGCCCGATCCCGGCCGCGAGCCGGGCCGCCGAATTCTGCAAGGGCCTGACCTTGCGCGAGATGGGCAAGGAGCCCGAGGCCCGGACCATCTTCGAGCGGATCTACAGCGAAGAGCCTGGGTTCGAAGCCAACGCGGCGGCGCTGCACGACCCGAAATTCCGGCTGATCATCAGCACCAAAAACGACATCGACTCGCGCACCGACAAGTGGGATCCGACAACCGCGCGCAGCGCCCGCGAGGTCGACGCCGAGGCCATGAACGAGCGCGGCAACGAGTACCTGCGCGCCGCGCAGCTGGAGCTGGACCGCCAGATCGGCCTGGCCGACGTCAAGCTGCAGGTGGCCAAGCTGCGCTCGGCGGCTCAGCTGGCCAAGGTGCGCGAGGGCAAGGGGCTCAGCGCCGCCGCGCGCAGCCTGCACCTGGCCTTCACCGGTCCGCCCGGAACCGGCAAGACGACCATCGCCCGGGTGGTCGCACAGGTCTACTGCGGGCTGGGCCTGCTCAAGACGCCGGCCGTGGTCGAAGCCAAGCGTGCCGATTTCGTCGGGGAGCACTTGGGCAGCACCGCGATCAAGACGTCGGCGCTGATCGACACCGCGATGGACGGGGTGCTGTTCATCGACGAGGCCTACACGCTGATCCAGACCGGTCTGGCCGGTGGTGACGCGTTCGGCCGCGAAGCGGTCGACACCCTGCTGGCGCGGATGGAAAACGACCGCGACCGGCTGGTGGTGATCATCGCCGGGTACGACGCGGAGATCGACCGCTTCCTGGCGTCCAACGAGGGCATGGCGTCGCGATTCACCAAGCGGATCCGGTTCGCCTCCTACAACCCCACGGAATTGGGCGACATCGGCCGGTTGATCGCCAAGACCCGCGACTCCGAACTCACCGACGGCGCCTACGAGGAACTGGTCGCGGCGTGCAAGCGCCTCTACGAGAACCAGTCGGTCGACGACACCGGCCAGTTGCGCCGCGACATCGACTTGGTCGGCAACGGACGTTTCGTGCGCAACGTGATCGAGACGGCCGAGGAGGAACGGGAGTTCCGGCTCAGTGAGCGCCAGGACGTCAGCGTGGAGGATCTCGACGAAACCGAGTTGATGCGCATCGAACTCTCCGACATGCGGACCGCCCTGGAAAACGTGCTCGGCATGTCCAACCGGCTGACTTCGAGAACGTTCTAG
- a CDS encoding hypothetical protein (frameshifted, deletion at around 4217419) gives MGPPPSYQPFQVPPPIDEAEVDNLDRFAPPSGWRRAVHRATGGHLNPGASRKQRRHEHLLAEIRQPIVGDFRIAVLSIKGGVGKTTTTFGLGSALATVRHDRVIAVDANPDRGTLGERVGDMSTRSTVRDLLADPNINRYADVRNHTLMATSRLEVLASEQDPAVSEVFGADDYRRTIDILRHFYNIILTDCGTGIMHSAMSAVLDLAHTIVLVSSPAIDAARSASATLDWLMQHGHSGLVREAHVVLSASRPGSAALKLDKVYEHFQTRCRSIHLIPFDPHLAEGADVDFDRLRPATRQAYLELAGSVSENFGRLRGAREQA, from the coding sequence GTGGGGCCGCCCCCGAGTTACCAACCGTTCCAGGTGCCGCCCCCGATCGACGAGGCCGAGGTGGACAACCTGGACCGCTTCGCCCCGCCGTCGGGCTGGCGCCGCGCAGTACACAGGGCGACCGGGGGGCACCTCAACCCCGGAGCGTCACGCAAGCAACGCCGGCACGAGCATCTGCTCGCCGAGATCCGACAGCCCATTGTCGGTGACTTCCGCATCGCGGTGCTGTCGATCAAGGGCGGAGTCGGCAAGACCACCACCACGTTCGGATTGGGATCAGCACTGGCGACGGTGCGGCACGACCGCGTCATCGCCGTCGACGCCAACCCCGACCGCGGCACGCTGGGGGAACGCGTCGGTGACATGTCCACCCGGTCAACGGTGCGTGACCTGCTGGCCGACCCGAACATCAACCGTTACGCCGACGTCCGCAACCACACCTTGATGGCCACCAGCCGACTGGAAGTGCTTGCCAGTGAACAGGATCCGGCGGTATCGGAGGTCTTCGGCGCCGACGACTACCGGCGCACCATCGATATTCTGCGGCACTTCTACAACATCATCCTGACCGACTGCGGCACCGGCATCATGCACTCGGCCATGTCGGCGGTGCTGGACCTGGCTCACACCATCGTGCTGGTCAGTTCACCGGCCATCGACGCCGCCCGTAGCGCCTCGGCGACACTGGATTGGCTTATGCAGCACGGGCATTCGGGTCTGGTCCGGGAGGCGCACGTAGTCCTGAGTGCCTCGCGGCCCGGGTCGGCGGCGCTCAAGCTGGACAAGGTGTACGAACATTTCCAGACGCGCTGCCGGTCAATTCATCTGATTCCGTTCGACCCGCATCTCGCTGAGGGGGCCGACGTCGATTTCGACAGGCTGCGGCCCGCCACCAGGCAGGCTTATCTGGAATTGGCTGGTTCGGTGTCGGAGAATTTCGGGCGGTTGCGCGGAGCGAGGGAACAGGCGTAG
- a CDS encoding putative protease: MRRLVAVLSVLLVTGAVDAAPALAIRPPVVEPGPPPSGPVGPPEPTDLKAICGVPTGVLPQTDFTVQTSAEAMLNFTDAWRLSRGAGQKVAVIDTGVNRHPRLPALQGGGDYVSSTDGLQDCDAHGTLVAGIIAAQPSPADRFFGVAPDATILSIRQNSAVYAVREGGSAQTNDPNATSPGYGNTLTLAYAITRAVDLGATVINLSEVACSPVGAGLDDAQLGRAVRYAFERNVVVVAAAGNFNNQGLCKTQNAMPDPNMPLRSGWDSVRTIASPAWFSDYVLTVGALTTSGEPADFSLRGPWVGVAAPGERITSLDSNGPGLINAVLSQQGLAPINGTSFAAPFVSGVVALIRSRFPELTAGQVIELVKRTAHTPGAGPNEATGYGVVDPVAALTYRLPAANQLPNPDQATPIAGRPRRDPASQRAQIIVLSVTVGAVALAGVAGAVSLARRRRASAAVQSEATDLLE; the protein is encoded by the coding sequence ATGCGGCGCCTGGTCGCGGTTCTGTCCGTCTTACTGGTGACCGGTGCGGTGGATGCCGCTCCCGCGCTGGCGATTAGACCGCCGGTGGTGGAACCGGGTCCGCCGCCCAGTGGGCCGGTCGGTCCGCCGGAGCCGACCGATCTGAAGGCGATCTGCGGCGTTCCCACCGGGGTACTGCCGCAGACCGACTTCACCGTGCAGACCAGCGCCGAGGCGATGCTGAACTTCACCGACGCGTGGCGGCTCTCGCGCGGTGCCGGGCAGAAGGTCGCGGTGATCGACACCGGCGTCAACCGGCATCCACGGCTGCCCGCGTTGCAGGGCGGCGGCGACTATGTGTCCAGCACCGACGGTCTGCAGGACTGCGACGCCCACGGCACGCTGGTGGCGGGGATCATCGCCGCGCAACCCAGCCCGGCCGACCGCTTCTTCGGGGTGGCGCCCGACGCGACGATCTTGTCGATCCGGCAGAACAGCGCGGTCTACGCGGTCAGGGAAGGTGGTTCCGCGCAGACCAACGATCCCAATGCCACCTCGCCGGGATACGGCAACACCCTGACGCTGGCTTACGCGATCACCCGCGCGGTCGATCTGGGCGCCACCGTCATCAACCTGTCCGAGGTGGCCTGCAGCCCGGTCGGCGCCGGACTCGACGACGCCCAGTTGGGCCGCGCGGTGCGCTACGCGTTCGAACGCAACGTGGTGGTGGTGGCCGCGGCGGGCAACTTCAACAACCAGGGCCTGTGCAAGACGCAGAACGCGATGCCAGACCCGAATATGCCACTGCGCAGCGGTTGGGATTCGGTGCGGACCATCGCCAGCCCCGCCTGGTTCAGCGACTACGTGCTGACCGTCGGCGCGCTGACCACCTCCGGCGAGCCCGCGGATTTCAGCCTGCGCGGACCCTGGGTCGGCGTAGCCGCGCCCGGTGAACGGATCACGTCGCTGGACTCCAACGGCCCGGGTCTGATCAACGCCGTGCTCAGCCAGCAAGGGTTGGCGCCGATCAACGGCACGAGTTTCGCGGCGCCGTTCGTCTCCGGCGTGGTGGCGTTGATCCGGTCCAGGTTTCCCGAGTTGACCGCCGGCCAGGTGATCGAGCTGGTCAAGCGCACCGCCCACACGCCGGGCGCGGGGCCGAACGAGGCCACCGGATACGGGGTGGTCGACCCGGTCGCGGCGCTGACCTATCGACTTCCAGCGGCGAACCAGCTGCCTAATCCGGACCAGGCGACGCCGATTGCCGGCCGGCCGCGTCGCGACCCGGCCAGCCAGCGCGCGCAGATCATCGTGTTGTCGGTCACAGTGGGCGCGGTTGCGCTGGCGGGAGTGGCGGGCGCGGTTTCGCTGGCCCGGCGCCGCCGCGCTTCGGCAGCGGTGCAATCCGAGGCCACGGACCTGCTGGAGTAA
- a CDS encoding putative FtsK/SpoIIIE family protein, with protein sequence MSTQGFVRRQRASPPRMPGGEVNLQPPPEVPRVVPGNLVVKLLPFVMIVAVVGMIALMVTVGGRDLARNPMFLIFPMMMIMSMAGMFMGGGGRSGKAAAELNEERKDYFSYLANLRDDAEETGEGQRTALEWSHPDPRALGDVVGSRRMWERRTTDNDWCHVRVGIGTHRLATRLLAPETGPPEDLEPVSTVALRRFVKTHSVVHALPTAVSLRAFPAISFEGDRKLARQLVRSMVLELCTFHGPDQVQVAVVTANPDGENWSWVKWLPHAQHATARDGLGPMRMLFPSLDLLERSLAADLGERGRFTRNAEPTKGLKQLVVVVDDGYVTGTERLVTDAGLDSVVLLDLNGSDTAASRRGLALVLEADAEGEHVGARTAVGVERFATPDAITIAEAEATARRIGRYRLASAAHIVNLEADSRATDPGLMTLLKIPDAAEIVPEQVWRKRSPRERLRVPIGYTPNGQPLELDIKESAESGMGPHGLCIGATGSGKSEFLRTLVLSMITSHSPDVLNMVLVDFKGGATFLGLEGVPHIAAIITNLEDELILVDRMRDALAGELNRRQELLRAAGNFPNVNEYERARANGAELDPLPALFIIVDEFSELLSQKPDFAELFVMIGRLGRSLHVHLLLASQRLEEGKLRGLDSHLSYRIGLKTFSAGESRSVLGVPDAYHLPSVPGSAFLKCDASEPIRFNTCYVSGEYVRPRRAAQGSRGRQLGALAPKLFTATPVKKETVASERAAPVEVDEPQISVPAGPAKTTLLDVVVSRLRGHGRPAHEVWLPPLDESPAVNQLLPDSNWAAPENLDGRLWLPMGVVDRPYDQRRDVLMVDLSGAQGNVAVVGGPQSGKSTALRTLIMSAAATHTPEQVQFFCLDFGGGTLASLANLPHVGGVAGRMDADGIRRTVAEVSGVLRAREMRFRELGIESMRDFRARKARLATLAPEVAAQDPLSQDKFGDLFLVVDGWASIRSDFEMLEPVLTSLAVQGLSYGVHLVVSATRWMEMRAAVKDMLGTRIELKLGDALDSDVGRRYNELVPVGRPGRGINSERLHILIALPRLDSSSGVEDLPEGVAGAVSAMRAHYGKRQAPRVRMLPHNLDRKAVVRAARTAGMLGPSRVAVGINESELAPVIIDFDAQPHFVALGDTECGKTSLLRNVATGLMENATADQCKIILVDYRRSMLGVVDNEYLAGYATASQSCTELMTALATTLKGRLPPSDITQQQLKERSWWSGPDIFVMIDDYDLVATGSLSSPLTPLIEFLPQARDIGLRVVVTRRIGGAGRAMLDQFLGRLKDLSCNGLVMSGTKDEGALFGYKATEMPPGRGMLVSRTTKSGVIQLSRMPDL encoded by the coding sequence TTGAGTACGCAGGGTTTCGTGCGCCGGCAGCGGGCGTCGCCGCCGCGCATGCCCGGTGGTGAAGTCAACTTGCAGCCGCCGCCGGAAGTGCCGCGGGTGGTTCCCGGCAACCTGGTGGTGAAGCTGCTGCCGTTCGTGATGATCGTCGCCGTCGTCGGGATGATCGCGCTGATGGTGACGGTCGGCGGCCGGGATCTGGCGCGCAATCCGATGTTCCTGATCTTCCCGATGATGATGATCATGTCGATGGCCGGCATGTTCATGGGCGGCGGCGGACGTTCCGGCAAGGCGGCCGCGGAACTCAACGAGGAACGCAAGGACTACTTCAGTTACCTGGCGAACCTGCGTGACGACGCCGAGGAAACCGGCGAGGGTCAGCGCACGGCGCTGGAGTGGAGTCACCCCGACCCGCGCGCCCTGGGTGACGTGGTGGGCAGCCGGCGGATGTGGGAACGTCGAACCACCGACAACGACTGGTGCCACGTGCGGGTGGGCATCGGCACCCACCGGCTGGCGACCCGGCTGCTGGCACCCGAGACCGGCCCACCGGAGGACCTCGAGCCGGTCTCGACGGTGGCGTTGCGTCGGTTCGTCAAAACGCATTCGGTGGTACACGCCCTGCCCACCGCGGTGTCCCTGCGCGCTTTCCCCGCCATCAGTTTCGAAGGCGACCGCAAGCTGGCGCGGCAGTTGGTGCGGTCCATGGTGCTGGAGTTGTGCACGTTCCACGGCCCGGACCAGGTACAGGTGGCGGTGGTGACGGCAAACCCCGACGGCGAGAACTGGAGCTGGGTCAAGTGGTTGCCGCACGCGCAGCACGCCACGGCCCGCGACGGCCTGGGTCCGATGCGCATGCTGTTTCCCAGCCTCGATCTGCTCGAGCGGTCGCTGGCCGCCGACCTGGGCGAGCGGGGCCGGTTCACCCGCAACGCGGAACCCACCAAGGGGCTCAAGCAGCTGGTGGTGGTCGTCGACGACGGCTACGTCACCGGAACCGAACGTCTGGTCACCGACGCCGGATTGGACAGTGTCGTGTTGCTGGACCTCAACGGCTCCGACACCGCGGCGAGCCGGCGCGGGCTGGCGCTGGTGCTGGAAGCCGACGCCGAAGGCGAGCACGTCGGTGCCCGCACCGCGGTCGGGGTCGAGCGGTTCGCGACGCCCGACGCGATCACCATCGCCGAGGCGGAGGCGACGGCCCGCCGCATCGGCCGCTACCGGTTGGCCAGCGCCGCGCACATCGTCAACCTGGAGGCCGATTCGCGCGCCACCGACCCGGGTTTGATGACGCTGCTGAAGATCCCCGACGCAGCCGAGATCGTCCCCGAGCAGGTGTGGCGGAAACGCTCGCCCCGCGAGCGGTTGCGGGTGCCGATCGGCTACACCCCCAACGGCCAACCGCTGGAGCTGGACATCAAGGAGTCCGCCGAGTCCGGCATGGGCCCGCATGGCCTGTGCATCGGCGCCACCGGGTCGGGCAAGTCGGAGTTCCTGCGCACGCTGGTGTTGTCGATGATCACCTCGCACTCGCCCGATGTGTTGAACATGGTGCTGGTCGACTTCAAAGGTGGCGCAACGTTTCTCGGGCTCGAGGGGGTGCCGCATATCGCGGCGATCATCACCAACCTGGAGGACGAGCTCATCCTGGTCGACCGGATGCGCGATGCGCTGGCCGGTGAGCTGAACCGCCGCCAGGAACTGTTGCGCGCGGCGGGCAACTTCCCCAACGTCAACGAATACGAACGCGCCCGCGCCAACGGCGCCGAGCTGGACCCGCTGCCGGCGTTGTTCATCATCGTCGACGAATTCTCCGAATTGCTCTCGCAGAAACCGGATTTCGCGGAGCTCTTCGTGATGATCGGCCGACTGGGCCGGTCGCTGCACGTACACCTGCTGCTGGCGTCGCAACGCCTGGAAGAAGGAAAACTACGCGGCCTGGACTCGCATCTGTCCTACCGGATCGGGCTCAAGACGTTCTCGGCCGGTGAGTCGCGCAGCGTGCTCGGTGTCCCGGACGCCTATCACCTGCCCAGTGTGCCAGGCTCGGCGTTTCTGAAATGTGATGCCTCCGAACCGATTCGGTTCAACACGTGCTACGTGTCGGGCGAATACGTCCGGCCCCGCCGGGCCGCTCAGGGCAGCAGGGGCCGGCAGCTGGGCGCGTTGGCGCCCAAGCTTTTCACCGCCACGCCGGTGAAAAAGGAAACCGTGGCCTCCGAGCGCGCCGCCCCGGTCGAAGTGGACGAGCCGCAGATCAGCGTGCCTGCCGGTCCGGCCAAGACGACACTGCTCGACGTCGTGGTGTCCCGGCTGCGGGGCCACGGACGCCCGGCGCACGAGGTGTGGCTGCCGCCGCTGGACGAGAGCCCGGCGGTCAATCAACTTCTGCCGGACAGCAATTGGGCCGCGCCGGAGAATCTCGACGGCCGGCTGTGGCTGCCCATGGGAGTGGTGGACCGACCATACGATCAGCGCCGCGACGTGTTGATGGTCGATTTGAGTGGCGCCCAGGGCAATGTCGCGGTGGTCGGCGGCCCACAGTCGGGCAAGTCGACGGCGCTGCGCACGCTGATCATGTCGGCGGCGGCCACGCACACTCCCGAGCAGGTGCAGTTCTTCTGCCTGGACTTCGGCGGCGGGACGCTGGCCAGCCTGGCCAACCTGCCGCATGTGGGCGGGGTTGCCGGCCGGATGGATGCCGACGGTATCCGTCGCACCGTCGCCGAGGTGTCGGGAGTGCTGCGCGCCCGCGAGATGCGGTTCCGCGAGCTGGGCATCGAGTCGATGCGGGACTTCCGCGCCCGCAAGGCCCGCCTGGCGACGCTGGCGCCGGAGGTGGCCGCGCAGGATCCGTTGAGCCAGGACAAGTTCGGCGACCTTTTCCTCGTGGTCGACGGCTGGGCCTCGATCCGCAGCGACTTTGAAATGCTCGAGCCTGTTCTGACTTCGCTTGCGGTGCAAGGGCTTTCATACGGGGTGCACCTGGTGGTCTCCGCGACGCGTTGGATGGAGATGCGTGCGGCCGTCAAGGACATGTTGGGTACCCGCATCGAACTGAAGCTGGGCGACGCGCTGGACAGCGACGTGGGCCGCCGATACAACGAATTGGTGCCGGTCGGCCGCCCGGGCCGGGGTATCAACAGCGAACGGTTGCACATCCTGATCGCACTGCCGCGGCTGGATTCCAGTTCCGGCGTCGAGGATCTGCCGGAGGGTGTTGCCGGCGCGGTCAGCGCGATGCGCGCGCACTACGGCAAACGGCAGGCGCCCCGGGTGCGGATGCTGCCGCACAATCTGGATCGCAAGGCCGTGGTCCGCGCGGCCCGCACGGCCGGGATGCTGGGCCCATCCCGCGTTGCCGTGGGGATCAACGAATCCGAATTAGCACCCGTGATAATCGATTTCGATGCGCAGCCGCATTTTGTGGCGCTGGGTGACACGGAGTGCGGCAAGACCAGCCTGCTGCGTAACGTCGCCACCGGGTTGATGGAGAACGCAACGGCCGATCAGTGCAAGATCATCCTGGTCGACTACCGTCGTTCGATGCTCGGTGTGGTGGACAACGAGTACCTGGCGGGCTATGCCACGGCGTCGCAGTCGTGTACCGAGCTGATGACAGCGCTGGCCACCACCCTGAAGGGCCGGTTGCCGCCCAGCGACATCACCCAGCAGCAGCTCAAGGAAAGGTCCTGGTGGTCGGGTCCGGACATCTTCGTGATGATCGACGACTACGACCTGGTCGCCACCGGATCGCTGAGCAGCCCGTTGACTCCGCTGATCGAATTTCTGCCCCAGGCCCGTGACATCGGCCTGCGGGTCGTCGTCACCCGCCGGATCGGCGGTGCCGGGCGCGCCATGCTGGACCAGTTCCTGGGACGGCTCAAGGATCTGTCGTGCAACGGTTTGGTGATGAGCGGCACCAAGGACGAAGGTGCACTGTTCGGCTACAAAGCCACCGAAATGCCCCCGGGCCGAGGCATGTTGGTTTCGCGGACCACAAAGAGCGGCGTGATCCAGCTGTCCAGGATGCCGGACCTGTGA